A genomic segment from Thiomicrorhabdus aquaedulcis encodes:
- a CDS encoding methyltransferase domain-containing protein has product MPKTPPSSSPSSNSYSASSSAHQTTPNNVACDRNFDKLVHKFESKVYDTLKGEWRLKLLKEDLQRFVSDLPNIPNLPGLVKAPLTVWDAGCGFAQMSQWLAQSGHHITACDVSHQMLMRAQENFKQANLSATFLEGAAQALAPTLPQFDLVLFHAVLEWLGEPKATLNTVANQVKPGGHLSLLFYNRNSVVIRNTLKGAWRLQSLLTDDYMGKGKKLTPPNPQTPEEVCQWLADWGFEIKVHTGIRIFHDYMTPEALAQTDLDELFALEYRYCRAPTFRNMARYVHVLAQRKAD; this is encoded by the coding sequence ATGCCTAAAACGCCACCGAGTTCTTCGCCGTCTTCTAACAGTTATTCTGCCAGTTCTTCTGCCCATCAAACCACGCCCAACAACGTAGCGTGCGATCGCAATTTTGATAAATTGGTGCATAAGTTTGAGTCTAAAGTGTATGACACGCTTAAAGGGGAATGGCGTTTAAAATTGCTTAAAGAAGACTTGCAGAGGTTTGTAAGCGATTTGCCAAATATACCCAACTTACCAGGCCTGGTTAAAGCGCCATTAACCGTGTGGGATGCCGGGTGTGGTTTTGCGCAGATGAGCCAATGGTTGGCGCAATCTGGCCACCACATTACGGCGTGCGATGTGTCGCATCAAATGTTGATGCGCGCGCAAGAAAATTTTAAACAGGCCAACCTTTCGGCTACGTTTTTAGAGGGCGCGGCGCAAGCCTTAGCGCCCACCTTACCGCAGTTTGATTTGGTGCTGTTTCACGCTGTTTTAGAGTGGTTGGGCGAGCCAAAAGCCACGCTCAACACGGTGGCCAATCAGGTTAAACCTGGCGGCCATTTGTCGCTGTTGTTTTACAACCGCAATTCGGTGGTGATTCGCAACACCTTAAAAGGCGCATGGCGTTTGCAAAGTTTGCTTACCGACGACTACATGGGCAAGGGCAAAAAACTCACTCCACCCAACCCGCAAACCCCCGAAGAAGTGTGCCAATGGCTGGCCGATTGGGGGTTTGAAATTAAAGTGCATACCGGCATTAGAATTTTTCACGATTACATGACGCCCGAGGCGTTGGCGCAAACCGATTTAGACGAGTTGTTTGCCCTCGAATACCGCTATTGTCGCGCCCCCACCTTTAGAAATATGGCGCGTTATGTGCATGTTTTGGCACAGCGTAAAGCCGATTAA
- a CDS encoding putative quinol monooxygenase, with product MSAKVYCLAQFNPKPGQENALFSVLQSLEPNTLREDGCLQYRVTRQIASPFATGTSYPIVFNEIWANMAAFEAHCQRQEIVDFFNTYCLAPNGLAAQWNVCVYSDQPQDYDAPKI from the coding sequence ATGTCAGCCAAAGTCTATTGTTTAGCCCAATTTAACCCCAAACCCGGTCAAGAAAACGCCCTGTTTAGCGTATTGCAAAGCCTAGAACCCAACACCCTGCGAGAAGACGGCTGCCTGCAATACCGCGTAACCCGCCAGATTGCCAGCCCCTTTGCCACAGGCACCAGCTACCCTATTGTGTTTAACGAAATATGGGCCAACATGGCCGCCTTTGAAGCCCATTGCCAACGCCAAGAAATCGTCGATTTTTTTAACACCTACTGCCTAGCCCCCAACGGCCTAGCCGCCCAATGGAACGTCTGCGTTTACAGCGATCAACCGCAAGACTACGACGCCCCGAAAATATAA